In Methanosphaera sp. ISO3-F5, a genomic segment contains:
- a CDS encoding TldD/PmbA family protein codes for MTTGIDVDYFQKIIRKLESKVEYADIRVKNSVNNSIVLKDGKIDNVDTGINYAIGIRVLQNGAWGSAFTSDIEKVEQVAENATTIANQLKSDVKLTSTNPEEDIVKSKAKIKIEDVTIEDKISTMKELHKIAQRDQIQSTNVSLSESQSSDLIISSEGTNILSDNNRTVLSMNSVASNGEVMQIGHKSLGGVQGFEIIKNADLESFATGISDKAISLLDAKTPPSGDFPVILDPELAGVFIHEALGHASEADIILQNDSILKGRLGQKIGSDLVTVIDDASIETGFGYYPYDVEGTKSEKTTLVENGVFKSVLSSRETASKVGDGVSSGNARSSVSNKPLVRMSNTYIKPGESSFEELIEDLPNGIYLKGSRGGQVDTGKGIFQFNAVEAYNIEKGELGDHLRDVSLSGTTLDILNNITGVGSDFNLSVGFCGKDGQTVPVGDGGPHIRVSRATVGGVQ; via the coding sequence ATGACTACAGGCATTGATGTCGACTACTTCCAAAAAATAATAAGAAAACTTGAATCAAAAGTAGAATATGCAGATATCAGAGTAAAAAATTCAGTAAATAACTCAATAGTACTCAAAGATGGAAAAATAGATAATGTAGATACAGGCATAAATTATGCAATAGGAATCAGAGTACTGCAAAATGGAGCATGGGGATCAGCATTCACTAGTGATATAGAAAAAGTAGAACAAGTCGCAGAAAATGCTACCACCATAGCAAATCAACTTAAAAGTGATGTAAAATTAACTTCAACAAACCCAGAAGAAGACATAGTTAAATCAAAAGCAAAAATAAAAATAGAAGACGTAACTATAGAAGATAAAATAAGTACTATGAAAGAACTTCATAAAATTGCTCAAAGAGACCAAATTCAAAGTACCAATGTATCATTATCTGAATCACAATCATCTGATTTAATAATTAGTTCAGAAGGAACAAATATTCTAAGTGATAATAATAGAACAGTCTTGTCTATGAATTCAGTAGCATCTAATGGTGAAGTAATGCAAATAGGACATAAAAGTTTAGGAGGAGTACAGGGGTTTGAAATAATTAAAAATGCGGATTTAGAATCATTTGCTACAGGCATATCTGATAAAGCGATAAGTCTCCTTGATGCAAAAACTCCACCCTCTGGAGATTTTCCAGTAATTCTTGATCCAGAACTCGCAGGCGTATTTATTCATGAAGCATTAGGACATGCATCAGAAGCAGATATAATACTTCAAAATGATTCCATTCTTAAAGGAAGGTTAGGACAAAAAATTGGATCAGACTTGGTTACAGTTATAGATGATGCATCAATAGAAACAGGTTTTGGTTATTATCCATATGATGTGGAAGGAACAAAATCAGAAAAAACAACACTTGTTGAAAATGGTGTATTTAAATCAGTATTAAGTTCACGTGAAACAGCATCAAAAGTAGGTGATGGTGTATCAAGTGGAAATGCAAGATCTTCTGTTAGTAACAAACCATTAGTGAGGATGAGTAATACATATATTAAACCTGGTGAATCCTCTTTTGAAGAATTAATAGAAGATTTACCAAATGGAATTTATCTAAAAGGCTCTCGTGGAGGACAAGTAGATACTGGTAAAGGCATATTCCAATTTAATGCTGTTGAAGCTTACAATATAGAAAAAGGAGAATTGGGAGATCATTTACGTGATGTTTCATTATCAGGAACTACATTAGATATATTAAATAACATCACAGGTGTAGGTTCAGACTTTAATCTAAGTGTTGGATTCTGTGGAAAAGACGGTCAAACAGTCCCTGTAGGTGATGGAGGACCACACATAAGAGTAAGCAGAGCAACAGTTGGTGGAGTACAATAA
- a CDS encoding 3H domain-containing protein produces MMKPYVILIGSASGIGKSTIASEISKKLNIKYLIETDFIREIVRGIIGSDYAPALHKSSYDAYTTLRDKINYENEEKLIEAGFEEHASFVIPAVEKVIKRSIKDKDSIVIEGVHLVPGLINLDQFKNDANVYFFILTADKEAHQERFISRAIAIKRGGAQLDYFRENRIINDDLIRKANSLSIPVINNNSMENTLKKILQIINEVSTEVFLQHGIDKIELERQIITKHGGKITDISYYIPDFKEPLVRKIDEYDEEYNSNDFIEHINSDSKQKDSLTKLYELSNNQHSHHISAPDKESLDKIIQELTEHNLVIDKPKI; encoded by the coding sequence ATGATGAAACCATATGTAATTTTAATCGGATCTGCTTCAGGTATAGGAAAATCCACAATAGCCTCAGAAATATCAAAAAAATTGAATATAAAATATCTGATTGAAACAGATTTTATACGTGAAATTGTTCGTGGAATTATCGGCTCAGATTATGCACCTGCATTACACAAATCATCATACGATGCATACACTACTTTAAGAGATAAAATAAACTATGAAAATGAAGAAAAACTTATAGAAGCAGGATTTGAAGAACATGCATCTTTTGTAATCCCTGCCGTAGAAAAAGTAATTAAACGTTCAATTAAAGATAAAGATTCAATTGTTATTGAAGGTGTTCACCTAGTTCCTGGTCTCATAAATTTAGATCAATTTAAAAATGATGCTAATGTATACTTTTTTATTCTCACTGCAGACAAAGAAGCACATCAAGAACGATTCATTTCAAGAGCAATAGCTATTAAACGTGGTGGAGCTCAATTGGATTATTTCAGAGAAAATCGTATAATTAATGATGATTTAATTCGAAAAGCTAACTCTCTATCCATACCGGTTATTAATAATAATTCTATGGAAAATACATTAAAAAAGATATTACAAATTATTAATGAAGTATCTACTGAAGTTTTTTTACAACATGGAATAGATAAAATTGAGCTTGAACGTCAGATTATCACGAAACATGGTGGAAAAATTACTGATATATCTTATTATATACCTGATTTTAAAGAACCATTAGTTCGTAAAATAGATGAATATGATGAAGAATATAATTCTAATGATTTTATTGAACATATAAATTCTGATTCAAAACAAAAAGATTCATTAACTAAATTATATGAATTATCAAATAATCAACATAGTCATCATATATCTGCACCAGATAAAGAAAGTTTAGATAAAATCATACAAGAATTAACAGAACATAATCTTGTAATTGATAAACCAAAAATTTAA
- a CDS encoding ATP-binding cassette domain-containing protein has product MVAILEVKDLHYNYPDGTQAIKGIDFKVEEGQMISILGPNGAGKSTFFLHFNGIIEPTSGEIIIEGKTLKYDKKSLLEARAKVGVVFQNPDDQLFAPTVFEDVAFGPMNMGLDEAEVKQRVEEALEVVGMSEYAQKAPHHLSGGQKKRVAIAGILSMRPKVMVLDEPTSGLDPNGASAIMQLLYDLNAEGMTIIVSTHDVDLVPMYSDNINVLRKGKILKQGNCREVFSDKEVIEQADLRLPWVGQIFEMLEKEDNITFKESGYPLTVADARKTLLEKL; this is encoded by the coding sequence ATGGTAGCAATATTAGAAGTTAAAGATTTACATTACAATTATCCTGATGGTACACAAGCTATTAAAGGTATAGATTTTAAAGTAGAAGAAGGGCAAATGATTTCAATTTTAGGTCCGAATGGTGCTGGAAAGAGTACTTTTTTCTTACATTTTAATGGTATTATCGAACCTACTTCTGGTGAAATAATTATTGAAGGTAAAACATTAAAATATGATAAAAAAAGTTTACTTGAAGCAAGGGCAAAAGTTGGTGTGGTATTCCAAAATCCTGATGATCAATTATTTGCACCAACAGTGTTTGAAGATGTTGCTTTTGGTCCAATGAATATGGGTCTTGATGAAGCAGAAGTAAAACAACGAGTTGAAGAAGCATTAGAAGTTGTTGGGATGTCAGAATATGCACAAAAAGCACCTCATCATTTAAGTGGGGGTCAGAAAAAACGTGTAGCTATTGCAGGGATACTGTCAATGAGACCTAAAGTAATGGTTTTAGATGAACCAACAAGTGGATTAGATCCAAATGGAGCTTCAGCTATTATGCAATTATTATATGACTTAAATGCTGAAGGTATGACTATTATAGTTTCTACTCATGATGTTGATTTAGTACCTATGTACTCTGATAATATAAATGTTTTAAGAAAAGGAAAAATATTAAAACAGGGAAATTGTAGAGAGGTATTTAGTGATAAGGAAGTTATTGAACAAGCAGATTTAAGATTACCTTGGGTAGGACAGATTTTTGAAATGCTTGAAAAAGAGGATAATATTACTTTTAAAGAGTCTGGTTATCCTTTAACAGTTGCTGATGCACGAAAAACATTACTGGAGAAATTATAA
- a CDS encoding Hsp20/alpha crystallin family protein, with amino-acid sequence MNKVNIKSKEDKKDENIDITTETEEKTTTTQETVEDTVNESTETSEEETEEKTNCEYKEYGNENAEEANSIEKMFNDVVTTLKSRQSEWNKTLEEYKANKPAVDLLEYEQDLVIKLDVPKVSKDDISIKMSTDSIEIEIDFPDYLEDEEDVKVLRRERCFGKTKNIIPLPVEVDMKEVKASFEDNELTITLPKIKGKKVDVEIL; translated from the coding sequence ATGAATAAAGTAAACATCAAATCAAAAGAAGATAAAAAAGACGAAAATATCGATATAACAACAGAAACTGAAGAAAAAACAACAACTACTCAAGAAACCGTTGAAGATACAGTAAATGAATCAACTGAAACTTCTGAAGAAGAAACTGAAGAAAAAACAAACTGTGAATACAAAGAATATGGAAATGAAAACGCTGAAGAAGCTAACAGTATTGAAAAAATGTTTAATGATGTCGTAACTACATTAAAATCCAGACAATCAGAATGGAATAAAACATTAGAAGAATACAAAGCAAATAAACCAGCAGTTGACTTGTTAGAATATGAACAAGATTTAGTAATTAAATTAGATGTTCCTAAAGTTTCTAAAGATGATATATCTATCAAAATGTCAACCGATTCAATCGAAATCGAAATAGACTTCCCAGACTACTTAGAAGACGAAGAAGATGTAAAAGTATTAAGAAGAGAAAGATGTTTCGGAAAAACTAAAAACATCATACCATTACCTGTTGAAGTAGATATGAAAGAAGTCAAAGCTTCATTTGAAGACAATGAGTTAACAATAACACTCCCTAAAATCAAAGGTAAAAAAGTAGATGTAGAAATATTATAA
- a CDS encoding energy-coupling factor ABC transporter substrate-binding protein, which yields MDWKNIGILIIVAILIVAPLIIFNGHGEDDGYFGGSDDQGGQYIEQNNPNYKVWAAPLWEPPSGEIESLLFCLQAAIGAIIIGFIFGYWYGGKKAKKQQ from the coding sequence ATGGATTGGAAAAATATTGGTATATTAATAATAGTAGCAATCTTAATAGTTGCTCCATTAATTATCTTCAACGGTCACGGTGAAGATGATGGTTACTTTGGTGGATCCGACGATCAAGGTGGACAATATATTGAACAAAATAACCCTAACTATAAAGTATGGGCAGCACCTTTATGGGAACCACCTAGTGGTGAAATAGAAAGTCTTTTATTCTGTCTACAAGCAGCTATTGGTGCTATTATTATTGGATTTATATTTGGCTATTGGTATGGCGGAAAAAAAGCAAAAAAACAACAATAG
- a CDS encoding NOG1 family protein, which yields MKLPNIPTPDEIIDKAFNRASKAASKVRSSKLHPRVKGMRIEEVRVQTACEVINSTFNRIVTETPIIEELPEFYQDYIDIVVGVDQYKHSLGAVFWALGILKQIESQYTNKIRKSDSLSAIPIRKEAYGRIVSVVKRIGDELDFLDFAKRELKHMPNINFNAVRVVIAGFPNVGKSTLLNNITDASPKVANYPFTTQGLQIGNYEMLYRQYQIIDTPGLLDRSINDMNEIELNAIAALEHLGNIIIYIFDPSETSGFLMENQYLLYCEIKKVFETPMICLFNKTDLLTDKSVINEYAEKIEDPIFETSINDLSKMDEIKELIQSMGKEFAQEDQFTEYNLRRRHRKQE from the coding sequence ATGAAATTACCAAACATACCAACACCTGATGAAATAATAGATAAAGCATTTAACAGGGCAAGTAAAGCAGCTTCAAAGGTCAGAAGTTCAAAATTACATCCACGTGTCAAAGGTATGAGAATTGAAGAAGTAAGAGTTCAAACAGCATGTGAAGTAATCAACAGTACATTTAATCGTATTGTTACTGAAACTCCAATTATTGAAGAATTACCTGAATTTTATCAAGATTATATTGACATAGTAGTCGGTGTAGATCAATATAAACATTCATTAGGTGCAGTATTCTGGGCATTAGGCATACTTAAACAAATAGAATCCCAATATACTAATAAAATTCGAAAATCTGATTCACTAAGTGCAATACCTATACGAAAAGAAGCATATGGTAGAATTGTTTCAGTAGTAAAAAGAATAGGGGATGAACTGGATTTCCTAGATTTTGCCAAACGAGAACTTAAACATATGCCAAATATTAACTTCAATGCAGTTCGAGTAGTTATTGCAGGTTTCCCAAACGTCGGAAAATCAACATTGTTAAATAATATAACTGATGCTAGTCCAAAAGTTGCTAATTATCCATTCACAACACAAGGATTACAAATAGGTAATTATGAAATGTTATATAGACAATATCAGATAATTGATACACCAGGGTTACTTGATCGTTCAATCAATGACATGAATGAAATTGAATTAAATGCTATAGCTGCATTGGAACATTTGGGAAATATCATCATATATATTTTTGATCCATCAGAAACTTCAGGATTTTTAATGGAAAATCAGTATTTATTATATTGTGAAATTAAAAAAGTGTTTGAAACTCCAATGATTTGTTTATTTAATAAAACCGATTTGTTAACAGATAAATCAGTAATTAATGAATATGCTGAAAAAATAGAAGATCCTATATTTGAAACAAGTATCAATGATTTAAGTAAAATGGATGAAATTAAAGAGTTAATACAATCAATGGGTAAGGAATTTGCTCAAGAAGATCAATTTACTGAATATAATTTAAGAAGAAGACATAGAAAACAGGAATAA
- a CDS encoding TIGR00296 family protein — MSNNILTPEEGQLLLKIARENIVSYLKGEEYALPNDLPKIFQEKLGVFVTLSLNSNLRGCIGYPEPYYSLIEGLLDVSISAAFDDPRFNPVSLQEFDKIKLELSVLTKPQLIEIQNYTDYISLIEIGRDGLIIENSYHRGLLLPQVPIEQKWDTVTYLENLCYKAGLSSESWKDENTKLYAFQAQIFEE, encoded by the coding sequence ATGTCAAATAATATACTTACTCCAGAAGAAGGACAATTACTTCTAAAAATAGCTAGGGAAAATATTGTAAGTTATTTAAAAGGCGAAGAGTATGCTCTACCAAATGATTTACCAAAAATTTTTCAAGAAAAATTAGGAGTTTTTGTCACATTATCCTTAAACTCAAACTTAAGAGGATGCATAGGTTATCCAGAACCTTATTATTCATTAATAGAAGGATTGTTGGATGTTTCTATCTCAGCAGCATTTGATGATCCCAGATTTAACCCAGTATCCTTACAAGAATTTGATAAGATTAAACTAGAACTAAGCGTACTTACTAAACCACAATTAATTGAAATACAAAATTATACAGATTATATTTCCCTAATAGAAATCGGTCGTGATGGATTAATTATAGAAAACTCATATCATAGAGGATTACTATTACCTCAAGTACCAATCGAACAAAAATGGGATACAGTAACTTATCTTGAAAATTTATGTTACAAAGCAGGATTATCCTCAGAATCATGGAAAGATGAAAATACAAAATTGTATGCATTTCAAGCACAAATATTTGAAGAATAA
- the cbiQ gene encoding cobalt ECF transporter T component CbiQ has translation MSIFEDTLDHHTMHNELTNTNIYSKVIFAIAAILLNLVSGSPIVPFLIFLLCSFLIIFKAKIPVTFYATFMAIPIGFAVLSGIFLAFLGTGPHIWDLGLFGIGLTKGGINQALLVFFRVLGGVAALGFLILTTPMNRIFAVFHDLHVPTILTDLAILMYRYIFLFLDVTSTMYNSQKTRLGYHSYMSWMNCLASLAGMVFIRTWEQGEISYKALASRGYNGQLNMIRDGDSIKDIPILHWILIIIFIVIVILGILYFGSMNLYTI, from the coding sequence ATGTCGATTTTTGAAGATACGTTAGATCATCATACTATGCATAATGAACTAACGAATACAAATATTTATTCTAAAGTAATCTTTGCAATTGCAGCAATACTTTTAAATTTAGTTTCTGGGTCTCCAATAGTGCCTTTCTTAATATTTTTACTATGTTCATTTTTAATCATATTTAAAGCCAAGATTCCAGTTACATTTTATGCAACATTCATGGCAATACCTATAGGTTTTGCAGTTTTATCTGGAATATTTTTAGCATTTTTAGGTACTGGCCCTCATATATGGGATTTAGGATTATTTGGCATAGGATTAACTAAGGGTGGGATTAATCAGGCATTATTAGTATTCTTTAGAGTTCTTGGTGGTGTAGCAGCATTAGGATTTTTAATTTTAACTACTCCTATGAATCGTATATTTGCTGTTTTCCATGACTTACATGTACCAACAATATTAACAGATTTGGCTATATTAATGTACAGATACATTTTCTTGTTCTTGGATGTAACAAGTACAATGTATAACTCTCAAAAAACTAGGTTAGGATATCATAGTTATATGAGCTGGATGAATTGTCTAGCTTCATTGGCAGGAATGGTATTTATTAGAACTTGGGAACAGGGGGAAATTTCTTATAAAGCTCTTGCTTCCAGGGGATACAATGGACAGTTAAATATGATTCGTGATGGGGATTCTATTAAAGATATACCTATATTACATTGGATATTAATAATTATATTTATAGTAATAGTTATACTAGGAATCCTTTACTTTGGTTCAATGAATTTATATACAATTTAA